AAGTTTTGTGAAATAAGAGACTTCCCAAGTGGAAACGTTGAAGATTTTTGGATTGACATTGATCTCACTTGGTCCTTCAGCTGGAGAAAACCTGCGTATAAGCATCAATTAAGCAATGATCAACGTTAGACAGATacgatattttaaattgttctaATATATAAGAGGATTCAAAtttaaatgtaaaaaaaaaaaaacactgtcTTAACCAACTAGTATAACTCATATACAAAGTCAACCAAAGATTCTGAAGGCCTGTGAGAAACCTGAAGTGTGATCCTCACTAAGGAAAAAAGTACTTCGATGTGGcgcaaaaaataacaaaaatgtgTAATAGTTCAAATTATTTTCTATACTTCACTTTCTTAAACTTACGGCGCTTTATATACACACTACATCCTTACATTAAAAACATTCATGCGATAATGTCATATTATTACGTAGAAAGGCGAACCTTAATGTCGAAGTAAACATTACTATTATACAAAAGTAAACATTATTAGGTATACATCCTTTTAATTATAAATTGACTccgaataaaaataaatgtatgATCTTGATAGAAACCTTAATGTATAGAAATCGATTTGTGAATCAATGCCGAACCCAAGCTTAGGCCCACTGGCCTCCACCAccccacaaaaaataaaaaaattaaaaattaaaaattaaattaaattaaaaaaattgatgcCCGATAATTAGTGGAAAATGATAGGAATAAAGATGATGTTGCCggcccagaaaataacatattctCCAAGGATGCTAAGGTTGTTATTTAGTATTACAGTAtagtctagtagtattcatttttatttgtaagtaggattttaagtttgattctcgctaaatacaaatttaaaccacattattgttaaatCATTGTGAGGCGGAGTTAAAAACAgaatttaagaaaatatataaagtaCTTGGAGCTAACAGAAGACTTGACACAAAATTGAGTCGTGTTGCTCAAGGATTTCATACGCTCATCTAACTTAATGAGATGAGAGATAATATTCAGCCATGCATACTAAAAAGTAAACGACCAAATCTTCTTGAATGCATGTAAATTGAAAAAATCCAATGAACAAATAAAATACGAAATTACTTCATGACTTTTCTCGcactaaaacaaaattgagatATTGCTAACTcataaaatttagaattttagcaaataaatacaaaattacTTCATGACTTTTCTTGCACTAAAGCAAAACTGAGATATTTCTAACTCATAAAATTTAGAATTCGAACTTAGAGCCAAGAGGCCAGACATACTAATTTGACTCTATTGACTTAATTTACTTCTGCAAATCGATAAATTATCAAGTAAAACAAATGTAAAACAAATTGAAACAGAGTGGTTTTATGTCAAACTTACCAATTGCATGCATGGTCTGGTTGTTCAAGATATCCagcttcttcatcttctctgcGTAGCTTTTGTACACCTTCTGAATCTCAGCCATTCGATCTTTGAATTCGAGCTTTTCCTCCATAACCAGCGGCTTCAGCTTCAGATTATCCACCGTCTTTGTACCCTCAGTTTCTTCCTCTAAAATTGTCGGAAGCCTCCCGCCTCCCCCATTTCTTATTTCATTTTTCAGCTGCTCGATTAGATCATCATGCTCCCATGGCTCTTCATCCTCGTCTTCGCCATCCCGATTCGACCCGAAATTTGCCTCCTGCAATCCAATTTCTTCTGCTGATTGCTCTACAATTTGAGGACCAACTTCCTCCTTAAAGTCAGAAACTTGAATTTGGGGGTCTGATAATTCGATATATTCATCATCAGAACCATTTTCTGAATCTGAAAAAAGAACTTCTTTACTATTTGGGATACTAAATTCATGCAATTGAAAATCATCCGTGTTCATCTTAACCGTCTGTTCATCTCCCTTCATGATCACTAGGCTTTGAGGTTCCAATCGCTCTCTCACATTTCTTCCCACCACAAACTCGTAAGTAATTGAATCCACCTCATCAGTTCCTCCTCTTGATGTAACCGACTCTTGTTTAGAATCAGAAACCGCGGCACGATTTTCGACAAGCGATTGAACATCATCTGATGAATCATGCTCACCAAAACTTGCAGTTTCCGGATGCTTAACCGTCTCCGAAGGCGCAATTTCAGCAACCGGATACTTCATAAAACTAAAACTCTGAAAAGGGTGCTCTTCTGTACAAACACTTTCAGCCAAGTCATGCGCTTTTTCTCGAACATCATCAAAATCCTCTGTTTTTTCTTGATCATCGACATCCTCTGTTTCTGCCGCTGTTTTCTCCTGATTACCATAAGTATTTGAATTGCTCCAGTCTGCGTACAATTCTTGGACAACAAAGCTCATAGCTTTCGGTTCTTCCATGTAGCAACTAGCATCTTTCCCATACCTGAACTCGTAAGGATCAGTGCTCGCGGCCGACACCGTCTCCGAAAAACCCAAATCccctgtttcttcttctctgtGTTCCTCATCAATTTTGCTATTAGACGAATCAAAGAAtgcgtcttcttcttcttcttcttcttctttgaacaCATTCATGTCTGAAATCCAAGAACTCTGACTTTGATCTCTCGGATTATCTTCCTGGAATCtgaaaaaggaaagaaacccATTAATCAGTTCAAACCTATCAAACTTTTCAACTGGGAAAATCACAGACTCGAACTTGACCATACCTGAGCATGTATCTGCTTACGaatccaaaaacaaagaaaaagtagCTGCAAACCAGAACCCACATAGAACCAACGACTCCAACCATGTTTCCGTACAGGGTCTTGCTCAGCAAACCCTTAGCAACGGAATCGAATTGGGTTCTGAGCACGTGGAATTTCCTGGTAACCATCATTTCAATCAACCCCTTTGTTTTTTCTCAATCCTAAGCAAAGTTCAACGAGGAGAGAAAATCTGGAAGTTTTGTTCGGTCAGAATCCATTGGGGAAAGTGGACGACTAAACCCACTTGCAGACAGCGGAATCTGAGGGGTGAAAAATCTGGAGACAAAAATGTGCGAGATTGTTGGAGGAGATTGCGATGGAATAATAATGGATACATGGAACTGGAGTTTAACGTGTTGGTGGGTCGCTTTGATTTCTCAAAACAACAGATAAAGTGGTTTCCATTTGGGTGTTATGAACTTGAAAGTTTGGAACTTGGACTCAAAAGAAAGAACAGTCAATGAACGTTGAGAAACTTGAGGTCTACTAAAACCGTCCTATCTTTTGGTTTGGGTGAAGGCTAAAAAGCTACAAGCTACTAGCTTTATAGGaggtttaaaatataaaattaacttTATTATCATATGGTTAAATGAAGATTAcaactttttctcttttgaaGGTACAATAactatgttttttttaaaataatgtaAATTATCGATCAAATAATACGATCTTATAACCACTTAGTACCATaattctaaaaatcggcctataCGCTAGATGGTGAAAGACCGATCTATTTTAGGCCaaaatgtggaaaaaaaaattgggtggGGGCTAGGCAGTTTGGCAGTGGCTAACCGGTTCCATTGTTAGAAAAAAGGGTAAAGGATACCGTTTGTTAGAAAAAAGGTTTTTTTGGGTAACCTACTCCAAAAGAATCCAAGTCGTGAATTAGTGAATTGTTGAATTTGGTTTTTTGGTTtgagtttttcttatttttgctgCATTGGTCTGTGATGATGACATTGTTATGATGGCTTAAGTTTTAAGTCTTAACTTTCACAACTAGTATCTGACGTATTTTAGAACcttacttagtactacggtctagtaattttcttttcatttgtaaTGAATAATATTACATACGAATCTCATAAATAATAAGTATGATATCACTTCATTTCTTCAATCTTAATGTAAATATACCGCTTACGTATCATAatagaaattttgaaaaaaggAATGTAACTGACATTCatcttaattatatttaaattgtTAAATATAAAGAGatctttgaccaaaaaaatataaagagaTTAATGTCCTTCGGAAAAGGAATTGTTGTTATTTGTTAATCTCGAAATTGAATCAGTTTTCGTTAATGCGTAACTTTGTAATTCAGCACCAAATTTATGAATTTCCCGGACCAAATAAAATACCTCGCTTGAGGTTGCACAGCAAAGTCGGTTTCCGTTTCATGTTTGTCAAATGTGTATActtttccatattatttttttggtcgtgtactttttcataaatttagaattttggTCACTACATTTTAAACCCACTTTTACTAAATAAATAGTCGGTTAAACCAAAATTGATCGAACGATTTTATAGAATATTGTATCGGAACATGTTAATTATATCTTCAATTTTAGGAAATTTAATTAGTGGGTTTGCTGGACAAAATTAGCAAACTTATTGAAACATATTGCATTGCATGCTGAATATAGCAATTATCAACCGTCCATTTTAATATGGTGacgtttttaaatataattaaagattaactttaatttaatatttaatagagacaacaatatatattattaatggttaactttaatttaatatttaatagagacaacaatatatataattaaaaattaactttaatttaatatttaatagagACAACAATATTTCTCTATGGGTGTTATGTCTTTAGCCTGCTTTCACAATTCTCAGGAATTACGGAAGACGTGACCTcttgtttgccaaaaaaaaaaattaagattttgggTAAAGTACACAAAATTACTTCAACTATGGATCGaattacaatgtcatacctcatatttttaaaattacaatgtcataccttatcttacAAATTTATTGTTGCAATGTTAGACCTATGTCAGTTTGTCTATTAATTTCTCTATTAAATGATGACGTGACTTGAGGTGAGGACCACTCTCTCGCCCAACTggataattaatatttttatctaGTTGGACAAGAGAGTGGGCTCGGCCTCAagccacgtcatcatttaacagaaaaattgacAAACAAACTGACGAAGGTCTGAAATTGCAACAAATCTGTAAGATAATgtatgacattgtaatttttaaaacatgaggGGTATGAGATTGTGATTTGACCCATAACTgatgtagttttgtgtaatttaccctaagccTTTTAGTTAAGAAAAAGACAACTAATGGAAATTGAGATTAAGCAAATAtcttgtaagatcccacatcgcccagggttgtggatcctgtaagccttatatgtatattctcatctctatctagcacgaggccttttgggagctcactggcttcgaattccatcagaactcctaAGTtacgagttcgcgcgagagcaatcccatgatggatgacccattgagaagttctcgtgtgagttctcataaacaaaaccttgagggcgtagtcggggcccaaaacggacaatactgtgctacggcggagttgagtccgggatgtggtgggggccggggctgggatgtgacaatttggtatcagagccaatccatggctggaagtgtgccgacgaggacgtcgagccctTAAGGGGagtggattgtaagatctcacatcgcccagggttgtggatcatgtaagcattatatgtatattcttctcatctctacctagcacgaggcattttgggagctcactggcttcagatttcatcggaactccgaagttaaacgagttcgcacgagagcaatcccatgatgggtgacctactgagaagttctcgtgtgagttcccaaaaacaaaaccgtgagggcgtggtcggggcctaaagaggacaatatcgtgttacggtagagtcgagcccgggatgtggtgggggtcaggatgtgacaatttggtatcagagccaatccatggtcggaagtgtgccgacaaggacgtcgagcccctaaaggggtggattgtaagatccgaCATCGCCCAGGGttgtggatcctgtaagccttatatgtatattatcatcTCTACTTAGtacaagaccttttgggagctcactggcttcggattccatcggaactccgaagttaaacgagttcgcGAGacagcaatcccatgatgggtgacccattgagaagttctcgtgtgagttcccaaaaacaaaatcgtgatgGCGTGGTccgggcccaaagcggacaatatcgtgttacggtggagtcgaaCCCGGGATGTAGTGGGgacctgggccgggatgtgacatatctCATCTATGTAAACTAGATTATAGAATATGGACTTGTTtcataagtgtttttaaatgattaaaatcatttttagagaaaatattttttaattaaaaaacacttgaaatgtTTTATGGAAGAAGCATCAGTAATTTGTTTCTTCTAAAAAtcatttcaagtgttttttttttcaagattcacttgcgtttttactaagaattgatttaaaaaacATTTCATCAAAAGTGGCTTCAATCATTCTAAAAACACTTCTATATGAGCCATATATTCGTCTTTCGAttagttttagttcaatttCAATATCATAAATAATTGAATAATTCCGTTTCCTCTGCAAAATGGATGGTTTTGCCGGCCGTGAGCGTCATTATCAAGCGAATAGCATGTCATTTAGTCTTTATATGCTTAATCATAATAATCACAGTCTAGACACTTTGTCTAACCTACTCACAATGCACACGCGTGCATGTAAAAATGAgacataaacattgaaaactAGACTCCTACCGCACCAACACACAACTTCGTGTGGTTCAAAAACATAATTTTAACCCAATGAATGCGACATACACGCGTTTTTAACCACCAACGAGTGAAACGTAAATCCCTATTTATAATTTAGTAAAGCTGCCGTCTCCGTAACGTGATGCACAAATGGTGCAAAGTCAATTAGAAAAATCAAACCTGCCCATATCAGTGTGGCATGGTAGGGTTGTGAATGGTGACGTTGACATGGAGGTATTCTTCGTCTCCTAACCTTTCACTCATATGCTTTACGAATTTTAGTTTAAGACGGAAAGAAGAAATGTGCACCACGAGTGATCAATCACCCGATGTTGGCCATTGGAAATTGGAATATTAGAGAAGACAAAGCTAACTTTGTATTTTCCTTGCATGTTCGTATGCTTAAGAGGAAAAATGGAAGGGTCGGTCTAGGTCTTTGTTGCTTTGTAGAAAGCC
The nucleotide sequence above comes from Malus sylvestris chromosome 16, drMalSylv7.2, whole genome shotgun sequence. Encoded proteins:
- the LOC126607126 gene encoding uncharacterized protein LOC126607126, producing the protein MMVTRKFHVLRTQFDSVAKGLLSKTLYGNMVGVVGSMWVLVCSYFFFVFGFVSRYMLRFQEDNPRDQSQSSWISDMNVFKEEEEEEEDAFFDSSNSKIDEEHREEETGDLGFSETVSAASTDPYEFRYGKDASCYMEEPKAMSFVVQELYADWSNSNTYGNQEKTAAETEDVDDQEKTEDFDDVREKAHDLAESVCTEEHPFQSFSFMKYPVAEIAPSETVKHPETASFGEHDSSDDVQSLVENRAAVSDSKQESVTSRGGTDEVDSITYEFVVGRNVRERLEPQSLVIMKGDEQTVKMNTDDFQLHEFSIPNSKEVLFSDSENGSDDEYIELSDPQIQVSDFKEEVGPQIVEQSAEEIGLQEANFGSNRDGEDEDEEPWEHDDLIEQLKNEIRNGGGGRLPTILEEETEGTKTVDNLKLKPLVMEEKLEFKDRMAEIQKVYKSYAEKMKKLDILNNQTMHAIGFLQLKDQVRSMSIQKSSTFPLGKSLISQNLWGCKTQRHPTALAPMPKVVGDLHKDFELVYVGQVCLSWEILNWQHGKALELQQYDNQTSHHRYNLVATEFQLFQVLLQRFIEDDPFQGPRVQHYVRNRCVLRNLLQVPTIKDDKKHLTREEEESIILSGMLVKIIEESMHIFWNFVRTDERNANLKGLQETQVDHKDLELLLDIRKDLQKKEKKLKEIHRSGNCVVKKFQKHQERRLEHDLFTAQVELRLISRVLNLSKIKTEQLVWCHQKLENINFVHRKVHVEPSFLLFPC